From a region of the Candidatus Binatia bacterium genome:
- the nuoI gene encoding NADH-quinone oxidoreductase subunit NuoI: MAITPIELMKGLSITLSHFFKKPVTIKYPEQRMTMFPRFRGLHELHRYSNGLERCVCCGLCAAVCPADAIYMEAGENSVTERYSAGERYAKRYEIDMLRCIFCGYCEEACPEDAIFLGHNFELSDYSRDSFIYAKEQLLVPVGTTHSPGIVRGR; encoded by the coding sequence ATGGCCATTACCCCGATCGAGCTGATGAAGGGCCTCTCCATCACGCTTTCGCATTTCTTCAAGAAGCCCGTCACCATCAAGTATCCCGAGCAGCGCATGACGATGTTCCCGCGATTCCGCGGGCTGCACGAGCTGCACCGCTACTCCAATGGTCTCGAGCGGTGCGTCTGCTGCGGGCTCTGCGCCGCGGTCTGCCCGGCCGACGCCATCTACATGGAAGCCGGGGAGAACAGCGTCACCGAGCGCTACTCGGCCGGCGAGCGCTACGCCAAGCGCTACGAGATCGACATGCTCCGCTGCATCTTCTGCGGGTACTGCGAAGAGGCCTGTCCCGAGGACGCGATCTTCCTGGGGCACAATTTCGAGCTTTCCGACTACTCGCGCGACTCCTTCATCTACGCCAAGGAACAGCTCCTGGTCCCGGTCGGGACCACGCATTCCCCCGGGATCGTCCGCGGCCGCTAG
- a CDS encoding GGDEF domain-containing protein, translated as MNEAQRIRTALLASLSLQELSSDDQVRLVELTLGGLEDDRRAQLAHEIADRLVQLGVLERVDRFQRDQARYTRYRVRGGEQSFLLPTPEAPAGDTGEPLARASRPHWHARSRLLYRSLSHLISVERKLFTRDERNAEYLQTDAGDILRTILASARQILECDDARLYPLTRTLDEPRYMEPVSEGEPWNRALAEAWVGRRGLPLYVADVAEGGLVHAMVDAEAMDATMHLAVAPFSARPEPSGLRSVAMARVGEPGSPLLYVLEAWSAEPGFFTDERVGILGVVAEHATDLLNTLKKLGMLVMIDELTGVYNRPYFGRQLDHEIARAYREGRPMSLVIADIDDFKNVNDTYGYEAGNIVLRELSQTLSSSLRPFDTVARWGGEEFAIILSAETTRGEAREICERLRLKVQSMAILVPGLDGRENSVRLTMSLGGSMFPSDVPMSADRSRGLDRPARDKIGHDLWTRANMNLRVAKERGKNQVTYSGE; from the coding sequence ATGAACGAGGCACAACGGATCCGGACCGCCCTCCTCGCGTCCCTCTCCCTTCAAGAGCTTTCCTCAGACGATCAGGTCCGCCTGGTCGAGCTGACCCTGGGGGGCCTGGAAGACGACCGGCGAGCGCAGCTGGCGCACGAGATCGCCGACCGCCTGGTCCAGCTGGGCGTCCTGGAGCGGGTCGACCGCTTCCAGCGCGACCAGGCCCGCTACACACGCTACCGCGTTCGGGGCGGCGAGCAGAGCTTCCTTCTTCCGACCCCCGAAGCGCCCGCCGGCGACACCGGCGAGCCGCTCGCGCGCGCCTCGCGCCCCCACTGGCACGCGCGGAGCCGCCTTCTGTATCGAAGCCTCTCCCACCTGATCTCGGTGGAACGGAAACTCTTCACGCGCGACGAGCGCAACGCCGAGTACCTCCAGACCGACGCGGGCGACATCCTGCGCACCATCCTCGCCTCGGCGCGGCAGATCCTGGAATGCGACGACGCGCGCCTCTATCCCCTGACCCGCACGCTGGACGAGCCGCGGTACATGGAGCCGGTGAGCGAGGGAGAGCCGTGGAATCGAGCGCTGGCCGAGGCGTGGGTCGGCCGGCGCGGGCTCCCCTTGTACGTGGCCGACGTGGCGGAGGGGGGGCTCGTGCACGCCATGGTCGATGCCGAGGCGATGGACGCGACGATGCACCTGGCGGTGGCCCCGTTCTCCGCGCGGCCCGAGCCGAGCGGGCTCCGCTCGGTGGCGATGGCGCGCGTGGGCGAACCGGGGTCGCCGCTCTTGTACGTGCTCGAGGCCTGGAGCGCCGAGCCCGGATTCTTCACCGACGAGCGCGTCGGGATCCTGGGCGTGGTGGCCGAGCACGCGACCGATCTCCTGAACACGCTGAAGAAGCTGGGCATGCTGGTCATGATCGACGAGCTCACCGGCGTCTACAACCGCCCCTACTTCGGACGGCAGCTCGATCACGAGATCGCGCGCGCCTACCGCGAGGGGCGGCCCATGTCGCTCGTCATCGCCGACATCGACGATTTCAAGAACGTGAACGACACCTACGGCTACGAGGCCGGGAACATCGTGCTCCGCGAGCTGTCGCAGACCCTGTCCTCCAGCCTGCGCCCGTTCGACACCGTGGCCCGCTGGGGCGGCGAGGAGTTCGCCATCATCCTGAGCGCCGAGACGACGCGCGGCGAAGCGCGCGAGATCTGCGAGCGGCTCCGGCTGAAGGTGCAGAGCATGGCGATCCTGGTGCCCGGATTGGACGGCCGCGAGAACTCCGTGCGCCTGACGATGAGCCTCGGCGGCTCGATGTTCCCGAGCGACGTCCCGATGAGCGCCGACCGCTCGCGCGGCTTGGACCGCCCCGCCCGCGACAAGATCGGCCACGACCTGTGGACGCGCGCGAACATGAATCTCCGGGTGGCCAAGGAGCGCGGGAAGAATCAGGTGACGTACAGCGGGGAGTAG
- a CDS encoding ZIP family metal transporter yields MTAGPAWTALACAFVAGGANVAGGLLAAKASGWDRIRQSYFVAIGAGFMLAAVLLRMVPESYRLALSGQSAMLSVGTLILVGYLLVHFAEHVLVAHFHFGEETHHEHWVEPVVGTTALMGLALHTLFDGISIGSGFLIDPGLGLLIAIAVFLHKIPEGFTMASIMVAAGRTRRDAILAATFLGVMTIVGTLGTTLLRGSVRIALPVSAGAAIYVAASDLIPAVNEAKGIKKPLGVFAGVLLFYATEGILSQLGL; encoded by the coding sequence GTGACCGCCGGTCCGGCGTGGACGGCGCTCGCGTGCGCCTTCGTCGCGGGAGGGGCCAACGTCGCCGGCGGCCTCCTCGCCGCGAAAGCCAGCGGCTGGGACCGGATCCGCCAGTCCTATTTCGTCGCGATCGGCGCCGGCTTCATGCTGGCGGCGGTCCTCCTACGCATGGTGCCGGAAAGCTACCGCCTTGCGTTGAGCGGCCAATCGGCGATGCTCTCCGTGGGCACCCTCATCCTGGTGGGCTATCTCCTGGTCCACTTCGCCGAGCACGTGCTGGTGGCGCATTTCCACTTCGGCGAGGAGACGCACCACGAGCACTGGGTCGAGCCGGTCGTGGGGACGACCGCCCTCATGGGGCTCGCCCTCCACACCCTCTTCGACGGGATCTCGATCGGCTCGGGATTCCTGATCGACCCCGGGCTGGGACTCCTGATCGCGATCGCGGTGTTCCTTCACAAGATCCCTGAGGGCTTCACGATGGCCTCGATCATGGTGGCGGCGGGGCGCACCCGCCGGGATGCGATCCTGGCCGCTACGTTCCTGGGAGTGATGACCATCGTGGGGACCCTGGGCACCACCCTGCTGCGGGGCTCGGTGCGGATCGCGCTTCCGGTTTCGGCGGGCGCCGCCATCTATGTTGCGGCCTCGGATTTAATCCCCGCCGTGAACGAAGCCAAGGGCATCAAAAAGCCATTGGGGGTCTTCGCGGGCGTGCTGCTCTTCTACGCGACCGAGGGGATCCTGTCGCAGCTGGGGTTGTGA
- a CDS encoding sigma 54-interacting transcriptional regulator: MAEERSHSTDETGLIRNLDDLLAHARFTAVLDRIGEIRSAGPLSSRLDTAVTLARCRALLGLGRWKEAAEAAENKLQEFYALHPDDKRSILEFHIAAGRAAWRIGKPSRAEEHFRAAYHISRWEFEDTAGMLRTRNLLGLCFLGAGELHRAASELLRGQREAREASLYHEEANFSLNLSIALLKLGRLSQAEEELARARMLYGERGHSRGKVQSRLVRALLLRMRGEIRASEKEVLGAVSESEEHGFERERVIALEYAGDLALDKHDNQGAIEAFDRGLLIAERLAPEGDLIPELCRRIAEVHVRIGEPNRALITCERGLRIARRLGDRFEEASTHRVMAMAHHLLGHREKALRQANEGVSHLRKLEAVYELTRLLVWLGETLLAGGDAEERRAARDHLWEARSHAMSMRLDGWVERIEKVLGVDLRPVTPAPSRRGAADPMPEGADADCYRFGIVTQDPRMRELLRVLERASLSRLPILILGESGVGKELLARAAHALSDRRGEIFVVGHCAALPEGQLDADLFGEELGEAGSHRGSRPGLFEAANRGVIFLDEVSELLTSAQAKLLRVIETGELRRLGGTGLTQVDVRVIAASTRDVAALVRRGLFRDDLYYRLNGIRLEVPPLRERPEDVLVIGRYLLDRAASAAGKRVLLAPDAWKLLASHSWPGNVRELRNVMDRVTALATDGEEVSAAAVQLQPATRPARGGARRTATRAGGAEREVILDALRAHGGNQSEAARSLGGMKRTTLLYKIKKLDIRPEEYGRAPGR; this comes from the coding sequence ATGGCCGAAGAGCGTAGCCACTCCACGGACGAGACGGGCCTCATCCGAAATCTGGATGACCTGCTCGCGCACGCGCGCTTCACCGCCGTGCTCGACCGGATCGGAGAGATCCGGAGCGCGGGCCCGCTCTCCTCGCGGCTGGACACCGCGGTCACGCTGGCCCGGTGCCGCGCCCTCCTCGGGCTGGGACGCTGGAAGGAAGCGGCCGAGGCCGCCGAGAACAAGCTCCAGGAGTTCTACGCCCTCCACCCGGACGACAAGCGAAGCATCCTCGAGTTCCACATCGCCGCGGGTCGAGCCGCGTGGCGCATCGGGAAACCCTCGCGCGCCGAGGAGCACTTCCGCGCCGCCTACCACATCAGCCGCTGGGAGTTCGAGGACACGGCCGGCATGCTCCGGACCCGGAACCTCCTCGGTCTCTGCTTCCTGGGCGCGGGCGAGCTGCACCGCGCCGCCTCGGAGCTTCTCCGCGGCCAGCGCGAGGCGCGCGAGGCGAGCCTCTATCACGAGGAAGCCAACTTCTCGCTCAACCTGAGCATCGCCCTCCTGAAGCTGGGAAGGCTGTCCCAGGCGGAGGAGGAGCTGGCCCGCGCCCGGATGCTCTACGGCGAGCGGGGCCATTCCCGAGGCAAGGTGCAGAGCCGGCTGGTGCGCGCGCTCCTGCTGCGGATGCGCGGCGAGATCCGCGCCTCGGAGAAGGAAGTGCTGGGCGCCGTGTCCGAATCCGAGGAGCACGGCTTCGAGCGGGAGCGCGTCATCGCGCTCGAGTACGCCGGCGATCTGGCCCTGGACAAGCACGACAACCAGGGCGCGATCGAGGCGTTCGACCGCGGCCTCTTGATCGCGGAGCGGCTCGCTCCCGAAGGGGACCTGATCCCCGAGCTCTGCCGCCGCATCGCCGAGGTGCACGTCCGGATCGGCGAGCCGAACCGGGCGCTGATCACCTGCGAGCGCGGGCTTCGGATCGCTCGCCGCCTGGGCGACCGGTTCGAGGAGGCGTCGACGCATCGCGTCATGGCGATGGCGCACCACCTTCTCGGGCATCGGGAGAAGGCGCTGCGCCAGGCGAACGAAGGAGTCTCGCACCTCCGAAAGCTGGAAGCGGTCTACGAGCTGACGCGCCTCCTCGTGTGGCTGGGGGAGACGCTGCTCGCCGGCGGCGACGCCGAGGAGCGCCGCGCCGCGCGCGACCACCTGTGGGAGGCGCGGAGCCACGCGATGTCGATGCGGCTGGACGGCTGGGTCGAGCGGATCGAGAAGGTGCTCGGCGTCGATCTGCGACCGGTGACGCCGGCGCCCTCGCGGCGCGGGGCGGCCGACCCCATGCCCGAAGGCGCCGACGCCGACTGCTACCGCTTCGGAATCGTGACGCAGGACCCGCGCATGCGGGAGCTGTTGCGCGTGCTGGAGCGCGCCTCCCTGAGCCGGCTGCCGATCCTGATCCTGGGCGAGAGCGGCGTCGGGAAGGAGCTGCTCGCGCGCGCCGCCCACGCGCTGAGCGACCGCCGCGGCGAGATCTTCGTGGTGGGGCACTGCGCGGCGCTGCCCGAGGGCCAGCTCGACGCCGATCTCTTCGGCGAGGAGCTGGGGGAAGCCGGCAGCCATCGCGGATCGCGCCCCGGCCTCTTCGAGGCGGCGAACCGCGGCGTCATCTTCCTCGACGAAGTGAGCGAGCTCTTGACCAGCGCGCAGGCGAAGCTCCTTCGCGTCATCGAGACGGGCGAGCTGCGGCGCCTGGGCGGCACGGGGCTCACGCAGGTGGACGTGCGCGTGATCGCGGCTTCCACCCGCGACGTGGCGGCGCTGGTGCGCCGCGGCCTCTTCCGCGACGATCTCTACTATCGACTGAACGGCATCCGCCTCGAAGTGCCGCCGCTCCGCGAGCGGCCGGAGGACGTGCTGGTGATCGGGCGCTACCTGCTCGACCGCGCGGCTTCGGCGGCCGGGAAGCGGGTGCTCCTCGCTCCCGATGCCTGGAAGCTCCTCGCGTCGCATTCCTGGCCCGGCAACGTGCGCGAGCTGCGGAACGTGATGGACCGCGTGACGGCTCTGGCCACGGACGGCGAGGAGGTGTCCGCCGCGGCCGTCCAGCTCCAGCCCGCGACCCGGCCGGCGCGCGGCGGCGCGCGGCGCACCGCGACACGCGCGGGCGGCGCCGAGCGCGAGGTGATTCTCGACGCGCTCCGGGCCCACGGCGGCAACCAGTCGGAGGCCGCCCGCAGCCTGGGCGGCATGAAGCGCACGACCCTCCTCTACAAGATCAAGAAGCTCGACATCCGTCCGGAGGAATACGGCCGGGCGCCCGGGCGCTAG